A single Bacillus sp. OxB-1 DNA region contains:
- a CDS encoding DUF72 domain-containing protein, producing the protein MIHVGLTGWGDHPDVYAPTSSKKDKLIDYSAHFPIVELDSSFYAIQPERNIRKWIAETPDSFQFIVKAYQGMTGHQRGEIPYESPEEMFRLFRLSIEPLREAGKLAMILVQYPPWFDCKRENVEQIREIRRQLEGFDIAIEFRHQSWYLDGLRDKTLDFLKKLDLIHTVCDEPQAGEGSIPLEAAATRADKAFIRLHGRNAAGWRNKTGDSVAWRKVRYLYDYTDNELAEIQQAMKKLKNECEEVFVIFNNNSGGHAAENAKRFQKLAGLGSRALAPKQLDIFEEEP; encoded by the coding sequence ATGATCCACGTTGGTTTGACAGGGTGGGGAGATCATCCTGATGTGTATGCTCCAACTTCCAGTAAGAAGGATAAATTGATCGATTATAGTGCGCATTTTCCGATTGTCGAGTTGGATTCTTCCTTTTATGCAATCCAGCCTGAACGCAATATCCGCAAATGGATTGCGGAGACGCCGGATTCTTTTCAATTCATCGTCAAGGCGTATCAGGGGATGACGGGACATCAGCGGGGGGAGATTCCGTATGAGTCGCCCGAGGAAATGTTCCGGCTGTTCCGTTTGTCGATAGAGCCATTGCGTGAGGCGGGAAAGCTTGCGATGATTCTAGTGCAATATCCGCCTTGGTTTGATTGCAAGCGGGAGAATGTTGAGCAGATCCGAGAAATTCGGCGTCAGCTGGAAGGCTTTGATATCGCTATCGAATTCCGGCATCAATCGTGGTACTTGGACGGACTCCGTGATAAGACGCTTGATTTCCTAAAGAAACTCGATTTGATCCATACCGTTTGTGATGAACCGCAAGCCGGGGAAGGCAGTATTCCGTTGGAAGCGGCCGCAACGCGCGCGGATAAGGCTTTCATCCGCCTCCATGGACGGAATGCTGCAGGATGGCGGAATAAGACCGGGGATAGTGTGGCATGGCGGAAGGTCCGCTATTTATATGATTATACCGATAACGAGTTGGCGGAAATCCAGCAGGCGATGAAGAAATTGAAGAATGAGTGTGAAGAGGTTTTTGTCATCTTCAATAATAACTCTGGTGGTCATGCGGCCGAAAATGCCAAGCGTTTTCAAAAATTGGCCGGCTTGGGCAGCCGCGCATTGGCGCCGAAGCAACTTGATATATTCGAGGAGGAACCTTGA
- the sufB gene encoding Fe-S cluster assembly protein SufB: protein MAKKMPEIGDYKYGFADKDVSVFRSERGLTREIVEEISNMKEEPQWMLDYRLKSLEIFYSKPMPQWGGDLNSLNFDEITYYVKPSEATERSWDEVPEEIKRTFDKLGIPEAEQKYLAGVSAQYESEVVYHNMKEDLEDLGIVFKDTDSALRENEELFKKYWGTVIPNTDNKFAALNSAVWSGGSFIYVPPGVKVDTPLQAYFRINSENMGQFERTLIVVDEGASVHYVEGCTAPVYTTNSLHSAVVEIIIKKDAYCRYTTIQNWANNVYNLVTKRAVCEANATMEWIDGNIGSKLTMKYPACILKGEGARGLTLSIALAGKGQHQDAGAKMMHLAPNTSSTIVSKSISQHGGKVTYRGIVHFGRRAEGARANIECDTLIMDKLSTSDTIPYNEILNDNISLEHEAKVSKVSEEQLFYLMSRGIPELEATEMIVMGFIEPFTKELPMEYAVEMNRLIKFEMEGSIG from the coding sequence ATGGCTAAAAAAATGCCGGAAATCGGCGATTACAAATATGGGTTTGCGGACAAAGACGTATCTGTTTTCCGTTCGGAGCGTGGATTGACACGTGAAATTGTAGAAGAGATCTCCAACATGAAAGAGGAACCACAGTGGATGCTGGACTACCGCTTGAAGTCCCTTGAGATTTTCTACAGCAAGCCGATGCCACAATGGGGCGGCGACTTGAACTCGCTGAACTTCGATGAGATCACCTATTACGTTAAACCGTCCGAAGCTACAGAACGTTCATGGGATGAAGTTCCAGAAGAAATCAAGCGTACGTTCGACAAGCTTGGTATTCCGGAAGCGGAACAGAAATACCTTGCTGGGGTTTCTGCCCAATATGAATCCGAAGTTGTCTACCATAATATGAAAGAGGATCTCGAAGATTTGGGGATCGTCTTCAAAGACACGGACTCCGCTCTTCGCGAAAACGAAGAACTGTTCAAAAAATACTGGGGTACAGTCATCCCGAACACGGATAATAAATTCGCGGCGTTGAACTCGGCGGTCTGGTCGGGTGGTTCTTTCATCTATGTACCGCCTGGCGTGAAGGTCGATACTCCGCTGCAAGCCTATTTCCGGATCAACTCGGAAAACATGGGGCAATTCGAGCGTACGCTGATCGTTGTCGACGAAGGTGCAAGCGTTCACTACGTAGAAGGATGTACGGCACCTGTCTACACTACGAACTCACTTCACAGTGCGGTCGTTGAAATCATCATCAAAAAGGATGCGTACTGCCGTTACACGACAATCCAGAACTGGGCGAACAACGTCTACAACCTCGTGACGAAACGGGCGGTCTGTGAAGCGAACGCAACGATGGAATGGATCGACGGCAACATCGGTTCCAAACTGACGATGAAATACCCCGCTTGTATCTTGAAAGGCGAAGGCGCACGCGGCTTGACGCTGTCCATCGCATTGGCAGGAAAAGGCCAGCACCAAGACGCTGGAGCGAAAATGATGCACTTGGCACCGAATACGTCGTCCACGATCGTATCGAAGTCCATTTCCCAACATGGCGGGAAAGTGACATATCGCGGAATCGTCCACTTCGGCCGCCGTGCAGAAGGCGCTCGCGCGAACATCGAATGTGACACGCTTATCATGGATAAATTGTCGACATCCGACACGATTCCATATAATGAAATCCTGAACGACAACATTTCACTCGAACACGAAGCGAAAGTTTCCAAAGTCTCCGAAGAGCAGCTCTTCTACTTGATGAGCCGCGGAATTCCAGAGTTGGAAGCAACTGAAATGATCGTCATGGGCTTCATTGAACCATTCACGAAAGAACTGCCGATGGAATATGCGGTAGAGATGAATCGCTTGATCAAGTTCGAAATGGAAGGCAGTATCGGATAA
- the sufU gene encoding Fe-S cluster assembly sulfur transfer protein SufU, producing the protein MSTNKLDQLYRSVIMDHYKNPRNKGVLDSSNVTVDMNNPTCGDVIHLTLQVEDDVVQDAKFEGEGCSISMASASMMTQMVKGKHVDDAVKIAHVFSDMMLGKEVDDSLDLGDIEALSGVAKFPARIKCATLAWKAMEKGVGTDAEQ; encoded by the coding sequence ATGTCTACTAATAAGTTAGATCAACTGTATCGGTCCGTCATCATGGACCATTACAAAAACCCAAGGAATAAGGGAGTTCTCGACAGCAGCAACGTCACGGTCGATATGAACAACCCGACTTGCGGCGATGTCATTCATTTGACCCTTCAAGTGGAAGACGACGTCGTGCAAGATGCGAAATTCGAAGGCGAAGGCTGCTCCATCTCCATGGCATCCGCGTCCATGATGACGCAGATGGTCAAAGGGAAGCATGTCGATGATGCTGTGAAAATCGCCCACGTCTTTTCGGATATGATGTTAGGCAAGGAAGTTGATGATTCCCTCGATCTAGGCGATATCGAAGCGTTGTCCGGGGTGGCTAAATTCCCGGCCCGTATCAAATGCGCGACGCTCGCCTGGAAAGCCATGGAAAAAGGTGTCGGAACCGACGCCGAACAATAA
- a CDS encoding cysteine desulfurase has protein sequence MLSKEIRNHFPILDQEINGHKLVYLDSAATSQKPLQVIEAISKYYKFDNSNVHRGVHSLGNRATEGYEGAREKVRKFINAKSTEEIIFMRGTTTGLNTVAQSYGRANVGEGDEIVITYMEHHSNIIPWQQLAKEKGAVLKYIDLEEDGTLSLDKVREAVTDRTKIVSVMYVSNVLGTMNPIKEITEIAHAHGAVMVVDGAQAAPHLKLDVQKLDCDFLAFSGHKMCGPTGIGVLYGKKELLEKMEPIEFGGEMIDFVGLYDSTWKELPWKFEGGTPIIAGAIGLGAAIDYLEEIGLENIERHEHELAEYAMERMSEIAGITIYGPQDPKKRAGIVTFNLEEVHPHDVATVLDMNGIAVRAGHHCAQPLMKWLDVSATARASFYIYNTVEDVDFLVDGLKAAKEYFSDVY, from the coding sequence ATGCTCAGTAAAGAGATCCGCAACCATTTCCCTATACTCGATCAGGAAATCAACGGGCACAAACTCGTTTACTTGGACAGTGCCGCCACATCACAGAAGCCGTTGCAAGTGATCGAGGCGATTAGCAAATATTATAAATTCGATAATTCCAACGTGCACCGCGGTGTGCATTCACTCGGGAACCGTGCGACAGAAGGGTATGAAGGGGCTCGTGAGAAAGTCCGTAAGTTCATCAACGCCAAGTCGACGGAAGAGATCATTTTTATGCGTGGTACAACAACAGGCCTAAATACGGTTGCGCAAAGCTACGGAAGGGCGAATGTAGGAGAAGGCGATGAGATTGTCATCACTTACATGGAGCACCATTCCAACATCATCCCTTGGCAGCAATTGGCGAAGGAAAAAGGCGCTGTGTTGAAATATATCGACCTTGAGGAAGATGGAACATTATCTTTGGATAAAGTCCGGGAAGCCGTGACGGACCGGACAAAAATCGTCTCCGTCATGTACGTGTCGAACGTTCTCGGAACGATGAACCCGATCAAGGAAATTACGGAGATTGCGCATGCCCATGGCGCCGTCATGGTCGTTGACGGTGCCCAGGCGGCGCCCCATCTGAAGCTTGACGTCCAGAAACTGGACTGCGACTTCCTGGCTTTCTCGGGACATAAGATGTGTGGGCCGACCGGGATCGGTGTCCTCTACGGAAAGAAAGAGCTGCTTGAAAAAATGGAACCGATTGAGTTCGGCGGCGAAATGATCGACTTCGTCGGTCTCTACGACTCGACGTGGAAAGAGTTGCCTTGGAAGTTTGAAGGCGGTACTCCGATCATTGCAGGCGCCATCGGGCTGGGAGCGGCGATTGATTACCTTGAGGAGATCGGCTTGGAGAACATTGAACGGCATGAACACGAACTGGCGGAATATGCGATGGAGCGTATGTCTGAAATAGCAGGCATCACCATCTACGGGCCGCAAGATCCGAAAAAGCGTGCCGGCATCGTCACGTTCAATCTTGAAGAGGTTCATCCCCATGACGTGGCAACAGTGCTCGATATGAACGGCATCGCCGTCCGGGCGGGCCATCATTGTGCGCAGCCATTGATGAAGTGGCTGGATGTATCGGCCACGGCACGTGCAAGTTTTTATATCTACAACACAGTGGAAGACGTGGATTTCCTCGTGGACGGACTTAAAGCTGCAAAGGAGTATTTCAGCGATGTCTACTAA
- the sufD gene encoding Fe-S cluster assembly protein SufD, with product MTVETKLALTEQDVRSYSAKMNEADWMADFRADALAKVEQLPLPKPDKTKIDKWNFTEFPVHASEDTVYHTLADLPEEAKALIDEEQQKNIYIQHNNTPAYVSLSEDLQEKGVILTDIFTASREHGELVKKYYMTDGVKVDEHKLTALHAALVNGGVFVYVPKNVVIEEPLQVLFLHDKEDVSLFNHVLVVAEANSSVTYVENYLSTVEEGKGIVNIVSEVFAGDNAKVVYGAVDVLAKGLTTYVNRRGVTGRTSRIEWALGLMNDGNTISENITHLIGDGSSSDMKTVVVGRGEQKQNFTSEIVHWGLDTDAFILKHGVMKDASSSIFNGIGRIAKGATRSNAVQESRVLMLSEKARGDANPILLIDEDDVTAGHAASVGRVDPLQLFYLMSRGISQKEAERLVIHGFLAPVVSKLPIESVKKQLTEVIERKVR from the coding sequence ATGACGGTTGAAACAAAGTTGGCATTGACCGAACAGGATGTCCGCTCCTATTCCGCGAAGATGAATGAAGCAGATTGGATGGCGGATTTCCGCGCAGACGCATTGGCGAAGGTGGAACAGCTTCCATTGCCGAAGCCAGACAAAACGAAAATCGATAAATGGAATTTCACCGAATTCCCGGTTCATGCATCCGAAGATACGGTTTATCATACACTTGCTGATCTACCGGAAGAAGCAAAGGCTTTGATCGATGAAGAACAGCAGAAAAATATCTATATCCAGCATAATAATACGCCTGCATATGTTTCCTTAAGCGAAGACCTGCAAGAGAAAGGCGTCATCCTGACGGATATTTTCACAGCTTCCCGCGAACACGGCGAGCTTGTGAAAAAATATTATATGACAGACGGCGTAAAAGTCGATGAACATAAATTGACTGCCCTTCACGCGGCATTGGTCAACGGAGGCGTGTTTGTCTACGTTCCGAAAAATGTCGTCATCGAAGAGCCGTTGCAAGTGCTTTTCCTGCATGACAAGGAAGACGTGTCCTTGTTTAACCACGTTCTTGTCGTGGCGGAGGCAAACAGTTCAGTAACATACGTCGAGAACTATTTGTCGACTGTCGAAGAGGGCAAAGGAATCGTTAATATCGTTTCCGAAGTATTCGCTGGCGACAACGCCAAAGTTGTTTACGGAGCTGTAGACGTTTTGGCAAAAGGCTTGACAACTTACGTCAATCGCCGCGGAGTAACAGGCCGTACGAGCCGCATCGAGTGGGCGCTCGGACTGATGAACGATGGCAACACAATTTCGGAAAACATCACACATCTCATCGGCGATGGATCTTCCAGTGATATGAAGACAGTAGTCGTAGGCCGTGGTGAACAGAAGCAAAACTTCACTTCGGAAATCGTTCACTGGGGATTGGATACGGATGCTTTCATTCTAAAGCACGGCGTCATGAAAGATGCCTCCTCTTCCATCTTCAACGGAATTGGTAGGATCGCAAAAGGCGCGACAAGATCGAATGCAGTCCAGGAATCCCGTGTCCTGATGCTAAGTGAGAAAGCGCGTGGGGATGCGAACCCGATTCTTTTGATCGATGAAGACGATGTGACAGCAGGCCACGCGGCATCTGTCGGACGTGTCGATCCGTTGCAATTGTTCTATTTGATGAGCCGTGGTATTTCACAGAAAGAAGCAGAACGCCTCGTAATTCATGGATTCTTGGCGCCGGTCGTCAGCAAATTGCCGATCGAGAGTGTCAAGAAGCAATTGACGGAGGTCATCGAAAGGAAAGTGCGCTAA
- the sufC gene encoding Fe-S cluster assembly ATPase SufC produces MATLEIKDLHVEIEGKEILKGVNLTINTNEIHAIMGPNGTGKSTLAQAIMGHPKYEVTSGTVTLDGEDVLEMEVDERANAGLFLAMQYPSEITGVTNADFLRSAINAKREEGDEISLMKFIRELDNKMELLEMDEDMATRYLNEGFSGGEKKRNEILQLMMLKPKFAILDEIDSGLDIDALKIVSKGINEMRGEGFGCLMITHYQRLLNYITPDHVHVMMQGKVVKSGGAELAQKLEAQGYDWIKEELGIEDETVGQEA; encoded by the coding sequence ATGGCAACTTTAGAAATCAAAGATCTTCATGTCGAAATTGAAGGCAAGGAAATCTTGAAAGGCGTCAACTTGACGATCAATACAAATGAGATCCATGCAATAATGGGTCCGAACGGTACAGGGAAATCCACTTTAGCCCAAGCAATTATGGGACACCCGAAATACGAAGTGACTTCCGGAACGGTGACACTTGACGGCGAAGACGTATTGGAGATGGAAGTGGACGAGCGTGCCAATGCGGGTCTTTTCCTTGCAATGCAATACCCAAGTGAAATCACGGGAGTGACGAATGCCGATTTCCTTCGTTCTGCCATCAACGCAAAACGCGAAGAGGGCGACGAGATTTCACTTATGAAATTCATCCGTGAATTGGATAACAAAATGGAACTCCTTGAAATGGATGAAGATATGGCAACACGTTATCTGAACGAAGGCTTCTCGGGCGGAGAGAAGAAACGGAACGAAATCCTTCAGCTGATGATGTTGAAACCGAAATTCGCCATTCTTGACGAAATCGACTCCGGTTTGGATATCGATGCTTTGAAGATCGTTTCCAAAGGCATCAACGAAATGCGCGGCGAAGGATTCGGCTGCTTGATGATCACCCACTATCAACGTCTCCTGAACTATATTACACCGGATCATGTTCACGTCATGATGCAAGGGAAAGTCGTAAAATCCGGCGGTGCCGAATTGGCGCAGAAACTGGAAGCGCAAGGATACGATTGGATCAAAGAAGAACTAGGCATCGAAGACGAGACAGTCGGGCAAGAAGCATAA